In Rhodospirillales bacterium RIFCSPLOWO2_02_FULL_58_16, the following proteins share a genomic window:
- a CDS encoding NAD synthetase, with translation MSGTVTGFAYLAAGVLFIMALRGLSSPASSRKGNMFGIIGMVIAIATTLLSPGVVSFGMIVLGIVIGGSIGAVVAQKIQMTALPQLVAAFHSLVGLAAVFVAAAAFFHPDAYGLGASGSIPAGSLVEMALGTAIGAITFTGSLIAFGKLQGVLGGAPTTFPGQHYLNAAIAVAIVTLIIWMTASESAVAFWMLVAMSFLIGFLLIIPIGGADMPVVVSMLNSYSGWAAAGIGFTLSNTALIVTGALVGSSGAILSYIMCKGMNRSIINVLLGGFGGEVAGPAAGGDGKERSVKSGSAEDAAFLMSNAGKVIIVPGYGMAVAQAQHALREMADKLKARGVEVAYAIHPVAGRMPGHMNVLLAEANVPYDEVFELEEINHEFATADVAYVIGANDVTNPAAKTDPTSAIYGMPIFDLEKAGTTLFIKRSMATGYAGVHNELFFSDKTMMLFADAKKMTEEICKALDHM, from the coding sequence ATGAGCGGCACGGTAACCGGTTTCGCATATCTGGCCGCAGGCGTCCTGTTCATCATGGCGTTGCGCGGCCTGAGTTCGCCCGCGTCGTCGCGCAAGGGCAATATGTTCGGCATCATCGGCATGGTGATCGCCATTGCGACTACATTGTTGAGTCCCGGCGTGGTCAGCTTCGGCATGATCGTGCTCGGCATCGTCATCGGCGGAAGCATCGGCGCCGTCGTGGCGCAGAAAATTCAGATGACGGCGCTGCCTCAGCTTGTCGCCGCCTTCCACTCGCTGGTCGGCCTGGCTGCGGTGTTCGTCGCGGCGGCGGCGTTTTTCCATCCTGACGCTTACGGACTCGGCGCAAGCGGCAGCATTCCCGCCGGCAGTCTGGTCGAGATGGCCCTCGGAACCGCTATCGGCGCCATCACCTTCACCGGGTCGCTGATCGCTTTCGGCAAGTTGCAGGGAGTGTTGGGCGGAGCGCCGACCACCTTCCCCGGCCAGCACTATCTTAATGCCGCCATCGCCGTGGCTATCGTCACCCTGATTATCTGGATGACGGCGAGCGAGTCGGCTGTGGCCTTCTGGATGTTGGTCGCCATGTCGTTCCTGATCGGCTTTTTGCTGATCATTCCCATCGGCGGCGCCGACATGCCTGTCGTGGTGTCGATGCTCAACTCCTACTCGGGATGGGCGGCGGCGGGCATCGGCTTTACGTTGTCCAACACGGCGCTGATCGTGACCGGCGCCCTGGTCGGATCGTCGGGCGCCATCCTCAGCTATATCATGTGCAAGGGCATGAACCGCTCCATCATCAACGTGTTGCTGGGCGGCTTCGGCGGTGAAGTAGCCGGTCCCGCCGCCGGCGGCGACGGGAAAGAGCGTTCCGTCAAGTCGGGAAGCGCTGAAGACGCCGCCTTTTTGATGAGCAACGCTGGCAAGGTTATCATAGTGCCCGGATACGGCATGGCGGTGGCCCAGGCCCAGCACGCCCTGCGCGAAATGGCCGACAAGCTGAAGGCTCGCGGCGTCGAGGTGGCCTATGCCATTCACCCGGTGGCGGGGCGCATGCCCGGCCACATGAACGTGCTGCTGGCCGAAGCCAACGTGCCGTACGATGAGGTCTTCGAACTGGAGGAAATCAACCACGAGTTCGCCACCGCCGACGTCGCCTACGTCATCGGCGCCAACGACGTCACCAACCCGGCGGCCAAGACCGATCCCACCAGCGCCATCTACGGCATGCCGATCTTTGACCTGGAGAAAGCGGGGACCACCCTGTTCATCAAGCGCTCCATGGCCACCGGCTACGCCGGCGTCCACAACGAACTGTTTTTCAGCGACAAGACCATGATGCTGTTCGCCGACGCCAAGAAGATGACCGAGGAAATCTGCAAGGCGCTGGACCACATGTAA
- a CDS encoding 50S ribosomal protein L27 yields the protein MAHKKAGGSSRNGRDTAGRRLGVKKFGDEQVIPGNIIIRQRGTKYHPGSGVGMGKDHTIFAVEKGRVRFHTKAAGKVFVNVAPDS from the coding sequence ATGGCGCATAAAAAAGCAGGCGGCAGTTCACGCAACGGGCGCGACACGGCGGGTCGGCGTCTCGGCGTCAAGAAGTTCGGCGACGAGCAGGTGATTCCCGGCAATATTATCATTCGCCAGCGCGGCACCAAATATCATCCCGGTTCCGGCGTCGGCATGGGCAAGGATCACACCATATTCGCCGTCGAGAAAGGCCGTGTCAGGTTCCATACAAAGGCGGCGGGCAAGGTTTTTGTTAACGTAGCGCCGGATTCCTGA
- a CDS encoding NAD synthetase, whose protein sequence is MDSATIANSAKIVAADAAKLAERAAGVANDAVDFAAGVGHAAGTPFLELFTIFVLACFIGFYVVWSVTPALHSPLMSVTNAISSVIIVGALIAVGPAKMDFSKVMGFLAVILASVNIFGGFIVTNRMLAMFKKKEKKTGAAS, encoded by the coding sequence ATGGATTCGGCAACCATCGCAAACAGCGCCAAGATCGTCGCCGCCGACGCGGCTAAACTGGCCGAAAGAGCCGCCGGCGTAGCCAACGACGCGGTCGACTTCGCCGCCGGGGTAGGTCATGCCGCAGGAACGCCGTTCCTTGAGCTGTTCACTATCTTCGTGCTGGCCTGCTTCATCGGCTTTTACGTCGTGTGGAGCGTCACGCCGGCCCTGCATTCGCCGCTGATGAGCGTCACCAACGCCATCTCCTCGGTGATTATCGTCGGCGCCCTGATCGCCGTCGGCCCCGCCAAGATGGACTTCTCCAAGGTCATGGGCTTCCTGGCGGTGATTCTGGCGTCGGTCAATATCTTCGGCGGCTTCATCGTCACCAACCGGATGCTGGCCATGTTCAAGAAGAAAGAAAAGAAGACAGGAGCGGCGTCATGA
- a CDS encoding NAD(P) transhydrogenase subunit alpha, which produces MKIAIPKECCRGETRVAGSPDVVKKLCGFGFDVIVETGAGEHAAFTDDAFKSAGATIAKDAEATLKHADVILKIRGLTTDGDDNELSMVKKGAVLIAHIQAMTNAGDVQAYADAGVTAFAMELMPRISRAQSMDILSSQSNLAGYRAVLDGAVELPCAFPMMMTAAGTVPPAKVFVMGVGVAGLQAIATARRLGAVVTATDVRPATKEQVESLGGKFLVVDAEMEKDAQTAAGYAKVMPPEYFAKQKQVVSEHIKKQDIVITTALIPGRPAPVLVTEDMVKSMKAGSVIVDLAVEAGGNCPLSELGKVVTKYGVKIVGHENVPGRLAADASALFAKNLLNFISPHVNKEKKTLDFKWDDETVTGTLVTRDGKVVNEAVKAAASSDDAAPKKHAAKKHSADKKGK; this is translated from the coding sequence ATGAAAATTGCCATACCCAAGGAATGCTGCCGGGGCGAGACGCGAGTCGCGGGTTCACCCGATGTCGTAAAGAAGTTATGTGGTTTCGGTTTTGACGTCATCGTTGAGACGGGGGCCGGCGAACACGCCGCCTTTACCGACGACGCCTTCAAGAGCGCCGGAGCGACCATCGCCAAGGACGCCGAAGCGACGCTGAAACATGCCGACGTCATACTTAAAATTCGCGGCCTCACCACCGACGGCGACGACAACGAGTTGTCGATGGTGAAAAAGGGCGCCGTCCTCATCGCCCATATCCAGGCGATGACCAACGCCGGAGACGTGCAGGCCTACGCCGACGCCGGCGTCACCGCCTTCGCCATGGAGCTGATGCCCCGCATTTCCCGCGCCCAGTCTATGGATATCCTGTCTTCGCAAAGCAATCTTGCGGGCTATCGCGCCGTGCTGGACGGCGCGGTCGAACTTCCCTGCGCCTTCCCGATGATGATGACCGCCGCCGGCACCGTGCCGCCGGCCAAGGTGTTTGTAATGGGGGTCGGCGTCGCCGGATTGCAGGCCATCGCCACCGCCAGACGCCTCGGCGCCGTAGTCACCGCCACCGACGTCAGGCCGGCCACCAAAGAGCAGGTGGAAAGCCTCGGCGGCAAGTTCCTGGTCGTTGACGCGGAAATGGAAAAAGACGCCCAAACCGCCGCCGGCTACGCCAAGGTAATGCCTCCTGAGTACTTCGCCAAGCAGAAGCAGGTGGTGTCCGAGCATATCAAAAAGCAGGACATCGTTATTACCACCGCCCTGATTCCCGGTCGCCCGGCTCCGGTGCTGGTTACCGAGGACATGGTCAAGTCAATGAAAGCCGGCTCGGTGATCGTCGATCTCGCGGTCGAAGCCGGCGGCAACTGCCCGCTGTCGGAACTCGGCAAAGTGGTGACCAAATACGGCGTCAAGATCGTCGGCCATGAAAACGTTCCCGGACGTCTCGCCGCCGACGCCAGCGCCCTGTTCGCCAAGAACCTGCTCAACTTCATCTCGCCCCATGTGAACAAGGAAAAGAAGACTCTTGATTTCAAGTGGGATGACGAAACAGTTACCGGCACCCTTGTCACCCGCGACGGCAAGGTGGTGAACGAGGCGGTGAAAGCCGCCGCCTCTTCCGATGATGCCGCGCCCAAAAAACACGCAGCTAAAAAGCATTCGGCTGACAAGAAGGGGAAATAA
- a CDS encoding 2,3,4,5-tetrahydropyridine-2,6-dicarboxylate N-succinyltransferase — MTHDHLKTVVEAAWEGRAEINYGATGEVREAVDEALRLLDGGQARVAERRGVGKWTVNQWLKKAVLLSFRLNDMRVIPGGAGESVWFDKVSSKFDDWDEARFRQAGFRAVPGCVVRRSAYIASGVILMPSFVNLGAYVDCNAMIDTWATVGSCAQIGKNVHISGGAGIGGVLEPLQAGPTIIEDNCFIGARSEVAEGVIVEEGAVLSMGVYLGASTKIIDRASGEVHQGRVPAYSVVVPGSLPGKPMADGSPGPGLYCAVIVKTVDEKTRSKTSINDLLRE; from the coding sequence ATGACCCATGATCACTTGAAAACCGTTGTCGAAGCCGCCTGGGAAGGCCGCGCCGAGATCAATTACGGCGCGACGGGCGAAGTGCGCGAGGCCGTGGATGAGGCCTTGCGCCTGCTTGACGGCGGGCAGGCGCGGGTGGCCGAGCGCCGGGGCGTCGGCAAGTGGACGGTCAACCAGTGGCTCAAGAAGGCGGTGCTGTTGTCGTTCCGCCTCAACGACATGAGGGTTATCCCCGGCGGGGCGGGAGAGTCCGTCTGGTTTGACAAGGTTTCCTCCAAGTTCGACGACTGGGACGAGGCGCGCTTTCGCCAGGCCGGATTTCGCGCCGTGCCTGGCTGCGTGGTGCGCCGTTCCGCCTATATCGCGTCGGGCGTGATTCTTATGCCGAGTTTCGTCAATCTGGGCGCCTATGTCGATTGCAACGCCATGATCGACACCTGGGCGACAGTCGGCTCGTGCGCCCAGATCGGCAAGAACGTGCATATCTCGGGCGGCGCCGGCATCGGCGGCGTGCTGGAGCCGTTGCAGGCCGGCCCCACCATCATCGAAGACAACTGCTTCATCGGCGCCCGCTCGGAAGTCGCCGAGGGCGTCATCGTCGAGGAAGGGGCCGTCCTGTCGATGGGCGTTTACCTGGGGGCCTCGACCAAGATTATTGATCGCGCAAGCGGCGAGGTCCATCAGGGGCGGGTGCCGGCCTATTCGGTGGTTGTGCCGGGAAGCCTGCCCGGCAAGCCTATGGCCGACGGCTCGCCGGGGCCGGGGCTGTATTGCGCCGTCATCGTCAAGACGGTGGACGAAAAAACCCGCTCCAAAACCTCGATCAACGACCTGTTGCGGGAATGA
- a CDS encoding 50S ribosomal protein L21: MFAVIKSGGKQYKVAANDVIIVETLRGAPGSAVELNDVLMIVEDGKAPVIGAPLLDKVAVYAEIIEQSRADKIIVFKKKRRKGYRRLAGHRQHQTVLRIKDIGASGKKTTAKAEAAPVVEIKAEAAPKAKAPKVKADAAPKAKAKAPAKKVAKAADKSKE; this comes from the coding sequence ATGTTCGCAGTCATCAAAAGCGGCGGTAAGCAGTATAAGGTGGCCGCCAACGATGTCATCATCGTTGAGACGTTAAGGGGCGCGCCCGGTTCGGCCGTCGAGTTAAACGATGTGCTTATGATCGTAGAAGACGGCAAGGCGCCGGTTATCGGCGCGCCGCTTCTCGACAAGGTTGCCGTTTACGCCGAAATCATAGAACAGTCACGTGCCGACAAGATCATCGTTTTCAAGAAAAAGCGCCGCAAGGGTTATCGCCGGTTGGCCGGACATCGCCAGCACCAGACAGTGCTTCGCATCAAGGATATCGGCGCTTCCGGCAAAAAGACGACGGCAAAGGCGGAAGCCGCGCCTGTCGTGGAAATAAAGGCGGAGGCCGCGCCTAAAGCGAAAGCGCCTAAAGTGAAGGCGGACGCCGCGCCTAAGGCAAAAGCCAAGGCCCCGGCCAAAAAAGTCGCCAAGGCGGCTGACAAGTCCAAGGAGTAA
- a CDS encoding succinyl-diaminopimelate desuccinylase, with protein MIDPLELSRALIRCPSVTPEDAGALDVLTKALEGIGFTCRRLKFSTDGTPDVDNLYARIGSAAPNFCFAGHTDVVPAGDGWSHGPFDGAVSGDRLYGRGAADMKGAIACFVAAASRFIKEKGVDFGGSISLMITGDEEGPAVNGTARILEWAKEQGETIDDCVVGEPTNPKQMGDLIKIGRRGSLNGRLTVYGTQGHTAYPELADNPIPRLMRMMTVLNFAQLDDGVAKYFDPTRVAITSFDVGNPTTNMIPSKAAAAFNIRFNDKHTGERLIENIKQRFDKEQCRYELETEISGEAFLTRPGPLSKLVSAAVEKVTGRTPDYGTGGGTSDARFIKNYCPVVEFGLIAETAHKVDEHVAVADLATLTGIYQAVLDGYFQEGR; from the coding sequence ATGATTGATCCCCTTGAACTGAGTCGGGCGCTTATCCGCTGTCCCAGCGTCACTCCCGAAGACGCCGGCGCCCTTGATGTCCTGACCAAGGCGCTGGAGGGAATCGGCTTTACCTGCCGCCGCCTGAAGTTCTCGACGGACGGGACGCCCGACGTTGACAACCTGTACGCCCGCATCGGCTCGGCGGCGCCCAACTTCTGCTTCGCCGGACATACCGACGTGGTTCCCGCCGGAGACGGATGGAGCCACGGCCCGTTTGACGGCGCGGTCTCCGGCGACAGGCTGTACGGGCGCGGCGCGGCGGACATGAAGGGCGCCATCGCCTGCTTTGTCGCCGCCGCCTCCCGCTTCATCAAAGAAAAGGGCGTCGATTTCGGCGGCTCGATCAGCCTTATGATCACCGGCGACGAGGAAGGTCCGGCCGTCAACGGCACAGCCAGGATACTGGAATGGGCGAAAGAACAAGGTGAAACCATCGACGACTGCGTGGTCGGCGAGCCGACCAATCCGAAACAGATGGGCGACCTGATCAAGATCGGCCGCAGGGGCAGTCTCAACGGACGCCTTACCGTGTACGGAACGCAGGGCCATACCGCCTATCCCGAACTGGCCGACAACCCGATTCCCCGCCTGATGCGGATGATGACGGTGCTTAATTTCGCCCAGTTGGACGACGGCGTGGCCAAGTACTTCGACCCGACCAGGGTGGCGATCACTTCTTTTGACGTCGGCAATCCTACAACCAACATGATTCCGTCAAAAGCCGCAGCCGCCTTCAATATCCGCTTCAACGACAAGCATACCGGCGAACGCCTGATCGAGAATATAAAACAACGCTTCGACAAGGAGCAGTGCCGCTACGAGCTTGAGACGGAAATCTCGGGCGAGGCCTTTCTGACGCGGCCCGGCCCCCTCAGCAAGCTGGTTTCCGCCGCCGTTGAAAAGGTCACCGGGCGGACGCCGGATTACGGCACAGGCGGCGGCACCTCGGACGCCCGCTTCATCAAGAACTATTGCCCGGTGGTGGAGTTCGGCCTGATTGCCGAGACCGCGCATAAAGTCGATGAACATGTCGCCGTCGCCGATCTGGCGACCTTGACCGGAATTTACCAGGCGGTGCTTGACGGTTATTTCCAAGAAGGCCGTTGA
- a CDS encoding tRNA pseudouridine(38-40) synthase TruA — translation MPRYKITIEYDGGGFAGWQRQENAGSVQQAIEEAIGKFSHEAVTVFGAGRTDSGVHALGQVAHFDLGREFRTDTVRDAINFHLKPAPVSVLGCEIADGNFHARFDAVGRVYRYRIINRRSPPALNRGGKWWVPVPLDAGAMDQAAKALVGVHDFTTFRAVICQAKSPVKTVSALDVERRGDEITIRAEARSFLHRQVRNFVGTLKLVGEGKWTVDDVRVALEARDRSAGGPTAPAQGLYLVKVIY, via the coding sequence ATGCCGCGCTATAAAATCACCATCGAATACGACGGCGGCGGGTTCGCCGGCTGGCAGCGCCAGGAAAACGCCGGCTCGGTGCAGCAGGCGATTGAGGAAGCCATCGGCAAGTTCAGTCATGAGGCCGTTACCGTTTTCGGCGCCGGGCGCACCGATTCTGGCGTTCATGCCCTCGGACAGGTCGCCCATTTCGACCTCGGCCGCGAGTTCAGGACCGACACCGTGCGCGACGCCATCAACTTTCACCTCAAGCCGGCGCCGGTATCGGTGCTCGGCTGTGAAATCGCCGACGGTAATTTTCACGCCCGCTTCGACGCCGTCGGGCGCGTTTATCGCTATCGCATCATCAACAGGCGTTCGCCTCCCGCCTTGAATCGCGGCGGCAAGTGGTGGGTTCCGGTTCCGCTGGATGCAGGGGCAATGGACCAGGCTGCAAAGGCGTTGGTGGGCGTACACGACTTCACCACCTTCCGCGCCGTCATTTGCCAGGCCAAGTCGCCGGTCAAGACCGTGAGCGCGCTGGATGTGGAGCGCCGAGGCGATGAGATCACTATCCGCGCCGAGGCGCGTTCATTCCTGCACCGTCAGGTGCGTAATTTCGTCGGCACGCTGAAACTGGTCGGCGAGGGCAAATGGACCGTCGATGACGTGCGCGTCGCCCTTGAAGCCCGCGACCGCTCCGCCGGCGGCCCCACCGCCCCGGCGCAAGGCCTGTATCTGGTGAAAGTGATATATTAG